One window from the genome of Aptenodytes patagonicus chromosome 4, bAptPat1.pri.cur, whole genome shotgun sequence encodes:
- the FBXO8 gene encoding F-box only protein 8, with protein sequence MGQGLWRVARNQQLQHQGYSGQGYLTREHGRRIATNSVSNTSHRKQAQGGIDIYHLLKARKSKEQEGFINLEMLPPELSFTILSYLNATDLCLASCVWQDLANDELLWQGLCKSTWGHCSIYNKNPPLGFSFRKLYMQLDEGSLTFNANPDEGVNYFMSKGILDDSPKEIAKFIFCTRTLNWKKLRIYLDERRDVLDDLVTLHNFRNQFLPNALREFFRHIHAPEERGEYLETLITKFSHRFCACNPDLMRELGLSPDAVYVLCYSLILLSIDLTSPHVKNKMSKREFIRNTRRAAQNISEDFVGHLYDNIYLIGHVAA encoded by the exons ATGGGTCAGGGACTCTGGAGAGTTGCTAGGAACCAGCAACTGCAACACCAAGGATACAGTGGACAAGGCTATCTTACCAGAGAACATGGTAGGAGGATAGCTACTAACAGTGTTTCCAATACAAGCCATCGCAAACAAGCCCAAGGAGGCATTGACATCTACCACCTGTTGAAGGCAAGAAAATCTAAAGAACAAGAAGGATTCATTAACCTGGAAATGCTGCCACCAGAGCTTAGTTTTACCATTTTGTCGTACCTGAATGCAACTGATCTCTGTCTAGCTTCATGTGTCTGGCAGGATCTTGCTAATGATGAGCTTCTCTGGCAAgg GTTGTGCAAATCCACTTGGGGTCACTGTTCTATATACAATAAGAATCCGCCTCTAggattttcttttagaaaattgTATATGCAGCTAGATGAGGGCAGTCTCACCTTTAATGCCAACCCTGATGAG GGAGTCAACTACTTTATGTCCAAGGGCATACTAGACGATTCGCCGAAAGAAATAGCTAAGTTTATCTTTTGCACACGAACACTAAATTGGAAGAAGCTGAGAATCTACCTTGATGAAAG GCGAGATGTTTTGGATGACCTTGTGACGCTGCACAACTTCAGAAATCAGTTCTTGCCAAATGCACTGAGAGAGTTCTTCAGACACATTCATGCTCCTGAGGAGCGTGGGGAGTACCTTGAGACTCTCATAACAAAGTTCTCTCACAGATTCTGTGCTTGTAACCCTGATTTGATGAGAGAGCTTGGCCTTAGCCCtg ATGCAGTTTATGTACTGTGTTACTCTTTGATTCTACTTTCCATTGATCTAACAAGCCCTCACGTGAAGAACAAAATGTCAAAGAGGGAATTCATCCGAAATACACGACGAGCTGCACAGAATATTAGTGAAGATTTTGTAGGGCACCTTTATGACAACATCTACCTTATTGGCCATGTGGCTGCCTAA